GCGCCGAGCGCGAGGCTTTGCTGCAGGCCGAGCTGCACAGCCACCACTTCCTCTCCAGCAACAAGCTTGGCGGACACTTGGGGCTGGTGATCGCCAAGCAGTTGATCGGACTGATGCACGGCGAATTCGGCATCAAGACCAGCACCAGCCTGGGCAATACGCTATGGCTGACACTGCCGCTCGATCCACTGCGCCTGGAACAGCCGCCCGCCGACCTTGACGGTCCGCTGCGCGATGCTCGGGTGCTGGTAGTGGACGATAACGACACCTGTCGCAAGGTGCTGGTGCAGCAGTGCAGCGCCTGGGGCATGAACGTCAGCGCCGTGCCTTCCGGCAAGGAGGCACTGGCGCTGCTGCGCACCAAGGCACACCTGCGCGACTACTTCGATGCCGTGCTGCTGGACCAGAACATGCCCGGCATGACAGGCATGCAACTGGCAGCCAAGATCAAGGAAGATCCGAGCCTGAACCACGACATCCTGGTGATCATGCTGACCGGCATCAGCAACGCGCCCAGCAAGATCATCGCCCGCAATGCCGGGGTCAAACGCATCCTCGCCAAGCCGGTAGCCGGCTACACGCTCAAGACCACCCTGGCCGAAGAGCTGGCCCAGCGCGGCCGCGAGCCGGCGATAATTGCCGCCCTCGGTGGCACGCCGACGCCGCTGAACCTGCCTGCCGACTTCCGTATCCTGGTCGCCGAAGACAACAGCATCTCGACCAAGGTGATCCGCGGCATGCTCGGCAAGCTCAACCTCGAGCCCGACACTGCCAGCAACGGCGAAGAGGCGCTGGAGGCGATGCAGGCCACGCGCTACGACCTGGTCCTGATGGATTGCGAGATGCCGATACTCGATGGTTTCTCCGCCACCCAACGCCTGCGTGACTGGGAGGCGGCCAACCAGCGCCAGCGCACCCCAGTGGTGGCGCTGACCGCGCATATTCTCAGCGAACACAAGGAACGCGCGCGCCTGGCCGGCATGGACGGGCACATGGCCAAACCTGTAGAGCTGTCGCAACTGCGCGAACTGATCCAGTTCTGGGCGAACCAGCGCGAGGCCGTGACAGATCACCTGCACGCCCCCTGACAAATCCAGCGACCCTGGTCCGCAAGGCCGCCGGATACAAAGGTTTCAGCTTTTCGCGAGCTTAACGTTGCGCAGGAAGTCCCCCCCCTTCCCATACACCCGTTGACGCACGAGCGCTTTGTACTTGTCACGGAACAGCCTCAGGTTGAATCGCACCAACTCCACCCGCACCTTCGAGAAGTCCAGCCCAGGATTCTGATTCATGAACAGCGTTCCGATGTTCCAGCGGGCAGTCACTCCTCCCTCCATGTGATAGATCACCATGTCGAAGTAATCTCCCGAATGCCTTACACAGGGCAGCAACTGGAAATGGATCTTTTCCGTCTGGCGCAACGAGTAAGAAAAGATCTCCAGCGCCTCGGCATCCTGCGCCAGACCCTCCAGCGCCTGCTGGGTCGCATCTGCCATCGCTGCGCTGCCGTACTGGCTGATCAAGGCCTGTGCATCCTTCTTGAGGCTGTCCCTGTCCGGTCCAGGCAAGATCACACCTGGGGCAGGCGTGGCATCCCATCCGAGGAATTTCAGCTTGCGTCTGTAGCAATCGAACCAGTCCGTGACCAGACCTGCACCAAACTCCTCGCGGGTGGTGAGCTGGGCATACAGGTTACCCAGCAAGATGTCCTCGCGCTCGTCAGGACTCACTCCCGGCAAGAACACGGCCAGACTACCCGGAGCCGCGCTGGCGCGAACTGCTTTGTCGTTATCCACACTCATGGTGCTCTCCTTTGTGCCAAGGCTGCGCCTGGTGCGGTCGCGTGACACCCGCGCCAGGCGCGAGCAGGTGGGATCAGGCCTTGAGTTTCATGCTCAACAGCGACTTGCGGCTGTTCGAGGAGACACGAGAAGTCAGCACATCACGCACCGACTCGTACAGACCGTGATGGAAGACCAACGCAGCACTGTTGGTCACGGTGAGATTGGTATGAGACGTCCAGTTGAACAGCAAGCCTTTGTAGTTGGTCACAGGGTCGCCGTCACTCTGGATCGACACGATGAACATCACCACCTCACCGCCAGGCGACTGTTCACACTGGGCCAGCGTCAGCGCAGTGTTATCGATCTCCTTGGCCTCGATATCGAAGACCGTGACGGCATCCGGCGAATTGGCAATCGCATCCATCGCAGCTGTACCGACTTTCTGCACGGTATCTTTCACACCGCCAGAGAGATAACTGGCAGCCAGCTTCAAACCCTTGCCTACAAGGTTGCTGGCGGACATCGACTTGCCGCCATCAGTGACGGTTTCGGTCTTGTAGTTGACCGGCAGCCAGCCGGCCTGCTGCATGACCGACGTATAGTTCTGGAACCATTCTGCCGCCTGAGTGACCGGATTGAACTCTGCCGACGCCGCGCTCATGGCGAATACGTGACACTCCTTGGCAGCATCCCGGTTGCGCATGTCCATGGTATCGGAGAACACGAATACGTTACGTTTGGGCAAGATCTCTATATCGTGGTTTTCAGCAGTCATGACCGTTGTTCCTCTCTTGGTTCAATTGATGTCCGAGGCCTTCTGGCCTCGGCTACCAACCTAATGAGAAGAACAGGATGCGGGCGCTGCGTAACCCTTCCCCGGCGGGCAAGCGCTCCCTCAGGAGTCGCGGCCGTACCAGCGAGGGGTGTAGACCCAGCGCCCCCCTCCGACCTTGTCGATACAGCAAGTGGTCGAGGATCCAACCAGCACCATCGTGCGCATATCGACCATCTCCGGCAGCAGCTCTGCCAGCGTGACGACCTTCAGCGTCTGCCCCGGCCTACCGATATCGCGACCAAGGACTACGGGCGTGTTGCCCTGTCGATGCCGGCGTACCACCTCCAGCGCCACACCGAGCTGGTGCGGTCTGGACTTTGAAATCGGGTTGTAGAAGGCCAGTACCAGGTCGGCTTGCGCCGCGAGGTCCAGGCGCTTCTCGATGATCGACCAAGGTTTGAGATTGTCCGACAGTGACATGACGCAGAAGTCATGCCCCAGCGGAGCTCCGGCCTGGGCAGCGGTGGCCAGGGATGCGGAGACGCCCGGCAGGATCTGCAGATCGACCCGGTGCCAGGCCGGATCGCTGGACTCGTGCAGCGCCTCTAACACGGCGGCTGCCATGGCGAACACCCCCGGATCGCCCGACGACACCACCACCACCGAACGCCCTTGTGCGGCAAGTTCGAAGGCATGGCGCGCGCGCTGCATCTCTTCGCGATTATCGGTGCAGTGCAGCACCTGGTCGGCACGGAAAGGGCCGGCCATGCGCACGTAGGTTTCGTAACCCAGCACATCCTCGGCGCGAGCCAGTTCGGCCTTGACCGCCGGCACCATGAGGTCGGCGGCGCCAGGGCCCAGTCCGATCACTGCCAGGCGGCCGCGTAGACGGCCGACCTGTTGTGGAACGATCGGCGACGGCGTCACGGCGATGGCCAGTCCGCACTGTTCGATGACCTGTGCTCCATCCAGCGCCTGCGTGGCCATCTCGGTCAGGCTTGAACGTGACGACGCAAACCGCAGCGGCACACCAAGGTCTCGCGCCGCCTCATGCAAGGCTGGCTCGGCCATGTCATCCTCACCCGCCAGCAAACACGCTAGCGAGGCTTCAGCGATATTCGCCGCAGCCAGGGCAGCACGCACACGGGCGGGGAGGTCTGGCTGGGCGACATCCACCGCCACCAACACCGAACGCACATGGATCAGCAGTTCGTCGCGGCTAGCCGGGCGTGCCTGCCAGCCGACATGAATACTGCGTCGGGCTGCTGCGTCTTCGGGCAGTTGCGCCTGGGCCAGCCAGGGCGCCGCGCCTTCGATGCGCACGCTCTCGCCGGCCAGCAGGTCAGAGACGAAGCGCTTGCCCTGCTCCAGGTCCGCCAGGGCGTAGCCTGTCGGCGGATTGAGCAGGCAGGTGCCGAAACGCAGCTCACCGCTGGTGGTGATGGCCGCCGCCACCCCCAGCACCTCGCCGATCTCCCGCGCCATGACATTGACGCCGCTCAGGCCGCCCAGCAGCGGTACCACGGCGCTGCCGTCCTCCGCCACCGCCAGCACCGGCGGCTCGGCGCCCTTCTCGCCAAGCAGGGGCGCCAGGGTGCGAATGACGATCCCGGCCGCGCACAGGGCGATGATCGGCGCACCCTCGCGGTACAGGCCGCGCAGGGTGTCGCCGAAGGATTCGTAGCAGTGCTCGACACCTTCGACCCGGCCGCTCAGGCCGTAAACCCGCGCCTGTGGATAACGCTGCTGGATCCGCTGGGCGGTGGCCAGGCTGCCAGGGCCGAGAATGACGATGGCCGGTGCCTTGTCGCTGTTCATCCCTGCCATTTTTCACCCGGTACCACGATCAGCGAGAAATACGGCGAAGACTGCGGATCAACCGCGTCCAGCGCGACGATCTTCTGGTTGGCCATGGTTGCGCGCTCCACGTACAACGCGCGACCGTCCAGGCCCAGCTCGGCAAGCACCTCGCGCACCTTGGGGAAGTTGCGCCCAAGCTTCATGATCACTGCGGCGTCGGCATCGGCCAGACGGCGCTTGAGTTCTTCGTGGGGCAATACACCGGAGAGCACGGTCAGGGTCTGGTTGCGGTAGACCAGCGGCGCACCGAGTACGGACGCCCCGCCGAGCATCGAGCACACGCCCGGGATCACCTCGGCCTCGTAGCGCTGGGCCAGGCGATCGTGCAGGTACATGTAGGAGCCGTAGAAGAACGGATCGCCTTCGCAGATCACCGCCACATCACGACCGGCGTCCAGGTGTTCGGCCACCTGCACGCTGGCTTCGTCGTAGAAGTCGCTGATCACCTGCTCGTACGACAGCGGTGCCGGCAGTACCTCGGTGGTGACCGGATACACCAGCGGCAGCAGGGTCTGCTGCGCCTGCAGGTGCGCCTCGATGATACCGAAGGCATTGCCGCGCTTGCCCTTGGCCACGAAATACGCCACCACCGGCGCCTCGCGCAGCAGGCGCAGGGCCTTGACCGTGATCAGTTCCGGGTCGCCAGGGCCAACCCCCAGGCCGAGCAGACGTCCACGGGGCTGCATCATTCCACCTCCGTGGCGAGCGCATTGACAGCAGCGGCGGCCATGGCGCTACCACCCAGGCGCCCCTGCATGATGACGAACGGCACACCACGGCTGTCGGCGGCCAGCATCGCCTTGGACTCGGCAGCGCCGACGAAGCCTACCGGAAAGCCCAGGATCAACGCAGGCTTGGGTGCACCGGCGTCAAGCATTTCCAGCAAGTAGAACAGCGCGGTCGGGGCATTGCCGATCACCACCACGCTGCCCTCCAGATGCGGGCGCCACAGCTCGAGGGCCACCGCCGAGCGGGTGTTGCCGGCGTCCTTGGCCAGGCCCGGCACGCTGGGATCACGCAGGGTGCAGATGACCGGGTTGTCGGCCGGCAGACGCGCGCGGGTGATACCTTCGGCAACCATGTGCGCGTCGCAGAGAATCGGTGCGCCCTTGGCCAGGGCCTGGCGCCCCGCCGTTCCGGCACCTTCGGAAAACTGCAGGCCGTCGATGGCCTCGACCATGCCGCAGGCGTGGATCACCCGCACCGCGAGCTTTTCCAGATCGGCCGGAATCCGCTCCAGGCGGGCCTCCTCGCGAATGATGCGGAAGGAATTGCGATAGATCTCCTGACCATCGCGGATGTAGTCAATCATCTAGGTGCTCCGTCGGCAGGTCGAGCATGGCGCCTGCTTCTTCTGGGGTAAGGTCGGATGCGCGCAGTCGGCCGAAACCCGGCAGGCGTGCATCGCGAAAATAAAGGTCATAACGGCCCGGGGCGCGGGCCAGCAGGGTGGCCGGGGCGACATGGGCCACGGCACAGGAACGCGGGCAGCCCGACAGGTGCAAACTGGCCGGGGCGCCATGGTGCAGCAGGCCGGCGATCACCTGCGCATCGGCCTTGGTGTCGGACTGGCCCTTGGCGCAACCACTGGAGCCGGTGCAAGCGCTGATGCGTGCAAGTGGCTGCAAGACGTCGTTGATCATGCCCAGCGCCTTTGTCTCGGCTTGGGCCTGCCCGAGCAGCGATGGATCGAAGTTCGGCAGCACCAGGCTCTGCCAGGGTGTGAGCCGCAGGCTGCCATCACCGGCCTCGCGCGCAAGCCTGGCCAGGCCGCGAAGCATGGCGGGCGTCAAGCGCCCCAGCGGCGGCGCCACGCCGAATGCACTGCCCTCACGCTGGGCCAACACACCGAGCCAGCGCGGTGTGGCAGGCACACGCCGCCATTGACGCACAGCGCTGTCGCGACGAATCGGCAGGCCCAGCCCTTCGACGAAATCCTGCACGGGGCAGGTCTGCAGCAACTGGCGCATCCGTGTCTGCTCGGGCGTGGCCAGGTCGAGGAAGCGCTCCAGCACCGCCTGCACCAATGCCACCCCCTGCTCCAGCGGGACGGCGCCAACGGTTGCGCCATCCCCCGGGCAGCCCGCCAGCCCAAAGGCCAGCCACACCTGCCGGTCAAGCAACAGCGCCGACAGCCACAGGTCATGGGGGTGCGCGAGCATCGCCAGGGACTCCCCCGCGTCGAGCTGCACGGCGAACTTGGCCGACAGTTCATGCAGCCGCGGGGTGGTTTCCAGCAGGTGCAGGATCTGCCCGGCCAGGGGCCGAATGTCGATCAGCATCGCCGGATCGACACCGGCCAACGGGCTGAGCATCAGGTTGCGGACATCGTCACCGGCCGCCTCGCGCGGGCCGAGGCCGGCATCGAGCAGGTGCCCGACCAGCGCCAGGTGGTGGTCGCCGATACCGCGTATCTGCAAGTTGGCGCGGTTGGTTGCCTCGATCACCCCGCCGGCGAAGCGCTCGGCAGCCTCGGCCACCGCCTCTGCCTGCTCGGCCAGCAGCAGGCCGCCGGGGAGTTTGATCCGGCAAATGCCGCCATCACGCGCCGCGACGATGCGCCACAACCCCGGGCAAGCCGAGGGGCGGGGCGAAACGGCGGGTGTGTGGGGTGGCTTCAAGGGGGATTCCGGCAATCGTGAAGACGCGCTTCAGTGTAGAAGGCGCGGTATTATGCCTGCTTTGTCCGGCGGCATGAAAAGCCGATGGTCGAGCAATGCATCAGGACCGTGTCGTCCTTTTCGCGGGCAAGCCCGCTCCCACAGGTATCCTGCAGGTCCGGATAGCTATGGGAACGGCGGTTCGCCGCTGCGGCTTGCCTGCGAAAAGGGCGACACGACTCCCAACACGACGGAAATGATCAGATGACCCCCTGGCTGACAGTAGTAGGCATCGGCGAAGACGGCTTCAGCGGCCTGGGCAAGCAGGCCCGGCGCGCGCTGCTGTCTGCTGCTCGTATCTTCGGCAGCCCGCGCCAATTGGCCCTGTTGCCGCGCTGCGTGGTCGGTGAGCGCCTGGCTTGGCCCAGCCCGTTCTCCCTCGGCCCTGTGCTGGCCCTGCACGGCGAGCCCGTGTGCGTGCTGGCCAGCGGCGACCCGATGTTCTACGGCGTTGGCGCAAGCCTCGCGCGCCAGGTCCCGGCCGAACAGATGCAGGTGCTGTCGATGCCCTCCTCCTGCGCCCTGGCCGCCGCCCGTCTGGGCTGGCCGTTGCAGGAGGTGCAGGTCGTGTCGGTGGTCGCGCGGCCGCTGGCGGCGCTCAATGCCCAACTCTACAGCGGTGTGCGCCTGCTGGTGCTGAGCAATGACGGCGACAGCCCTGCGGCCATTGCGCAGTTGTTGCGTGAACGCGGCTTCGGGCCGAGCCGGATGCAGGTGTTCGAACACTTGGGCGGCCCCGATGAAAAGCGCCTGAGCGGCAGTGCAGAGGACTGGCCACACGCCCAGGCCGCAGCACTGAACCTGGTCGCCATCGAATGCCAGGCCGCGCCGGACAGCCCGCGCCTGTCGCCCATCAGCGGCCTGCCCGACAGCGCCTTTCGCCACGACGGCCAGTTGACCAAACGCGACGTGCGCGCCATCACCCTGGCACGCCTGGCACCACAGCCAGGCGAACTGCTGTGGGATGTCGGCGCCGGCTGCGGCTCAATCGGTATCGAATGGATGCGCGCCCACCCCAGCTGCCGCGCACTGGCCATCGAGGCCGACGAAGGTCGCCAGGCGTTCATCGAATTCAACCGCGACCAGCTCGGCGTTCCTGGCCTGCAGTTGATTCGCGGCAAGGCGCCACAAGCCCTGGCCGATCTCGAACGCCCCGATGCCATTTTCATCGGCGGCGGCGTCACCGGCGATGGCGTACTGCCCTTGTGCTGGGAGCGTCTGCGCCCTGGAGGGCGGTTGGTAGCCAATGCCGTGACCCTGCAAAGCGAACTGGCCCTGGCGCATTTTCGTGAGCAGCATGGCGGCGAACTGACCCGCATCCACGTGGCCCAGGCCCAGGCCCTGGGCAGTTTCGATACCTGGCGCCAGGCCTTGCCTATCACGCTGCTCGAGGTGGTGAAACCCCTCGATGCGTGAAGAAACCCGCGAACAGCCCGCGCCACTTCGCAGCGGCCTGACCACCGGCAGCTGTGCCACCGCCACCAGCCTGGCGGCAGCACAGTTGCTGCTCACCGGCCAGTCCACCGACGCCGTGCAGATCACCCTGCCCAAGGGCAAGCAGGTGCAGATGCGCCTGGAATTCTGCCGCCGAGACGGCGAGCGCGCCGAGGCCGGCACCGTGAAAGACGCAGGCGACGATCCCGACGTGACCCACGGTGCCCTGCTCTACAGCCAGGTGCGCCTGATCGACGAGCCGGGCGTGCGCTTCGTCGCCGGCCAAGGCGTGGGCACGGTGACACGTCCCGGCCTGGTCCTGGCGGTCGGGGAGCCTGCCATCAACCCGGTGCCGCGGCGGATGATCAGCGAGCACCTGCAGCGACTGGCAGGCGAGTGCGCCTACGCGGGCGGATTCGAGGTGACGGTGAACGTGCAGGGCGGCGCGGAGCTTGCGCTCAAGACCATGAACCCGCGGCTGGGCATTCTCGGCGGGCTGTCGATCCTCGGCACCAGCGGCATCGTCCGGCCGTTTTCCTGCTCTGCCTACATCGCCTCGATCCACCAGGGCATCGACGTTGCCCACACCAACGGCTACACCCACATCGCCGCCTGCACCGGCAATGCCAGCGAAGACACCATGCGCCGGGTCTATGGGCTGCCGGAAATCGCCCTGATCGAAATGGGCGACTTCGTCGGCGCGGTGCTCAAGCACCTGCGCAAGGTACCGGTGCCACGCCTGACGCTGTGCGGCGGTTTCGGCAAG
The Pseudomonas putida genome window above contains:
- the cobJ gene encoding precorrin-3B C(17)-methyltransferase, with the protein product MAGMNSDKAPAIVILGPGSLATAQRIQQRYPQARVYGLSGRVEGVEHCYESFGDTLRGLYREGAPIIALCAAGIVIRTLAPLLGEKGAEPPVLAVAEDGSAVVPLLGGLSGVNVMAREIGEVLGVAAAITTSGELRFGTCLLNPPTGYALADLEQGKRFVSDLLAGESVRIEGAAPWLAQAQLPEDAAARRSIHVGWQARPASRDELLIHVRSVLVAVDVAQPDLPARVRAALAAANIAEASLACLLAGEDDMAEPALHEAARDLGVPLRFASSRSSLTEMATQALDGAQVIEQCGLAIAVTPSPIVPQQVGRLRGRLAVIGLGPGAADLMVPAVKAELARAEDVLGYETYVRMAGPFRADQVLHCTDNREEMQRARHAFELAAQGRSVVVVSSGDPGVFAMAAAVLEALHESSDPAWHRVDLQILPGVSASLATAAQAGAPLGHDFCVMSLSDNLKPWSIIEKRLDLAAQADLVLAFYNPISKSRPHQLGVALEVVRRHRQGNTPVVLGRDIGRPGQTLKVVTLAELLPEMVDMRTMVLVGSSTTCCIDKVGGGRWVYTPRWYGRDS
- a CDS encoding precorrin-2 C(20)-methyltransferase codes for the protein MMQPRGRLLGLGVGPGDPELITVKALRLLREAPVVAYFVAKGKRGNAFGIIEAHLQAQQTLLPLVYPVTTEVLPAPLSYEQVISDFYDEASVQVAEHLDAGRDVAVICEGDPFFYGSYMYLHDRLAQRYEAEVIPGVCSMLGGASVLGAPLVYRNQTLTVLSGVLPHEELKRRLADADAAVIMKLGRNFPKVREVLAELGLDGRALYVERATMANQKIVALDAVDPQSSPYFSLIVVPGEKWQG
- a CDS encoding precorrin-8X methylmutase; this encodes MIDYIRDGQEIYRNSFRIIREEARLERIPADLEKLAVRVIHACGMVEAIDGLQFSEGAGTAGRQALAKGAPILCDAHMVAEGITRARLPADNPVICTLRDPSVPGLAKDAGNTRSAVALELWRPHLEGSVVVIGNAPTALFYLLEMLDAGAPKPALILGFPVGFVGAAESKAMLAADSRGVPFVIMQGRLGGSAMAAAAVNALATEVE
- the cobG gene encoding precorrin-3B synthase; amino-acid sequence: MPESPLKPPHTPAVSPRPSACPGLWRIVAARDGGICRIKLPGGLLLAEQAEAVAEAAERFAGGVIEATNRANLQIRGIGDHHLALVGHLLDAGLGPREAAGDDVRNLMLSPLAGVDPAMLIDIRPLAGQILHLLETTPRLHELSAKFAVQLDAGESLAMLAHPHDLWLSALLLDRQVWLAFGLAGCPGDGATVGAVPLEQGVALVQAVLERFLDLATPEQTRMRQLLQTCPVQDFVEGLGLPIRRDSAVRQWRRVPATPRWLGVLAQREGSAFGVAPPLGRLTPAMLRGLARLAREAGDGSLRLTPWQSLVLPNFDPSLLGQAQAETKALGMINDVLQPLARISACTGSSGCAKGQSDTKADAQVIAGLLHHGAPASLHLSGCPRSCAVAHVAPATLLARAPGRYDLYFRDARLPGFGRLRASDLTPEEAGAMLDLPTEHLDD
- a CDS encoding bifunctional cobalt-precorrin-7 (C(5))-methyltransferase/cobalt-precorrin-6B (C(15))-methyltransferase, with the translated sequence MTPWLTVVGIGEDGFSGLGKQARRALLSAARIFGSPRQLALLPRCVVGERLAWPSPFSLGPVLALHGEPVCVLASGDPMFYGVGASLARQVPAEQMQVLSMPSSCALAAARLGWPLQEVQVVSVVARPLAALNAQLYSGVRLLVLSNDGDSPAAIAQLLRERGFGPSRMQVFEHLGGPDEKRLSGSAEDWPHAQAAALNLVAIECQAAPDSPRLSPISGLPDSAFRHDGQLTKRDVRAITLARLAPQPGELLWDVGAGCGSIGIEWMRAHPSCRALAIEADEGRQAFIEFNRDQLGVPGLQLIRGKAPQALADLERPDAIFIGGGVTGDGVLPLCWERLRPGGRLVANAVTLQSELALAHFREQHGGELTRIHVAQAQALGSFDTWRQALPITLLEVVKPLDA
- a CDS encoding cobalt-precorrin-5B (C(1))-methyltransferase, whose translation is MREETREQPAPLRSGLTTGSCATATSLAAAQLLLTGQSTDAVQITLPKGKQVQMRLEFCRRDGERAEAGTVKDAGDDPDVTHGALLYSQVRLIDEPGVRFVAGQGVGTVTRPGLVLAVGEPAINPVPRRMISEHLQRLAGECAYAGGFEVTVNVQGGAELALKTMNPRLGILGGLSILGTSGIVRPFSCSAYIASIHQGIDVAHTNGYTHIAACTGNASEDTMRRVYGLPEIALIEMGDFVGAVLKHLRKVPVPRLTLCGGFGKISKLAAGHMDLHSRHSSIDLPQLAGWAADIGADAVLQAAIIGANTSQQALALAHAAGIALGDAVCAHALAFARSVVPAQVQVEVFAIDRQGGVVGKAGVQ